The [Eubacterium] siraeum genome contains a region encoding:
- a CDS encoding DegV family protein, producing MNIKITADSTCDLSEELVKKYDIEILPLYIVKDGKSYKDGVEITPSDIFEHVKAGGALTSTAAVNVADYIDAFTPLSKEYDAVIHVDISADFSSCYQNACIAAENFDNVYIIDSRNLSTGSGLVVLRAAEMAQAGENPEDIVKAMNALTSKVEASFVIEKLDFLRKGGRCSALAALGANLLSLRPCIEVKDGKMSVGKKYRGKYAACIEKYITERLSGRDDIDYKRIFITHSPSDKEIIDIAHKTVKKLGKFEEILETEAGCTVCSHCGPNTLGVLFIRK from the coding sequence ATGAATATCAAGATAACAGCCGACAGCACCTGCGATCTATCAGAGGAGCTTGTTAAAAAGTATGACATTGAAATTCTTCCGCTTTATATTGTAAAAGACGGAAAGTCCTATAAGGACGGGGTTGAGATAACTCCGTCGGATATTTTTGAACACGTTAAGGCAGGCGGAGCGCTGACCTCTACCGCCGCAGTAAACGTTGCGGATTATATTGATGCGTTTACTCCGCTGAGCAAGGAATATGATGCAGTTATCCACGTTGATATAAGTGCGGATTTTTCAAGTTGCTATCAGAATGCCTGCATTGCGGCAGAAAATTTTGACAATGTTTATATCATCGACAGCCGTAATCTTTCCACAGGCAGTGGTCTGGTCGTGCTTCGTGCGGCAGAAATGGCGCAGGCAGGTGAAAACCCTGAGGATATTGTAAAGGCGATGAACGCCCTCACATCCAAAGTTGAAGCCAGCTTTGTAATTGAAAAGCTCGACTTTCTGAGAAAGGGCGGAAGATGTTCTGCACTTGCGGCACTGGGTGCAAATCTGCTTTCACTCCGTCCGTGTATTGAGGTCAAGGACGGAAAGATGAGCGTCGGCAAAAAATACAGAGGCAAATATGCCGCTTGTATAGAAAAATACATCACCGAGCGTCTTTCGGGCAGAGATGATATTGATTACAAGCGTATATTCATCACGCATTCGCCAAGCGACAAGGAAATAATTGATATTGCACACAAAACGGTAAAGAAGCTGGGAAAATTCGAGGAGATACTCGAAACCGAGGCAGGCTGTACGGTATGCAGTCACTGCGGACCCAATACGCTGGGTGTACTGTTTATAAGAAAGTAA
- a CDS encoding SGNH/GDSL hydrolase family protein: MKKRILAVLIATALAVSVTGCAGNATSSSDSTSASSVAESSDTSTQTSSDASSEDESKEESSQEESKDLEANYTKYTLDGDLTQHMIDMSRLNEGNKVRLANVIKKLKNGEEVTVGFIGGSITQGTSAGNDLCYAKLTADWLQKTYSNAKINYVNAGIGATGSYIGVHRVANDLLSKKPDLVFVEFSVNDTTENTERNKKSYDGLLRTIWKSSTNPAIITIATTQEDGTSFQDQHAEIVKHYDLPMISYRNTILDTIKHGDIVWKDISDDNIHPNVPGHKIVSQLLQAYISDVDKDVDNISGSESDFTTPATDAPIENGSLIQPSSATDVTATGAFGNYEQQFGGFDGFWLFKGTSDADISATSLTFKVNAKSIGILYDKYTKAGCTADVYIDDELVTTLNADFTGGWGNYVECAELKSFDSAGEHTVKIVPKGLEGKASKFGVSALAIA, from the coding sequence ATGAAGAAAAGAATACTTGCAGTACTTATCGCAACGGCGCTTGCCGTATCCGTAACAGGCTGTGCAGGCAATGCGACAAGCAGCAGCGACAGCACCTCCGCTTCATCGGTTGCGGAAAGCTCGGACACAAGTACACAGACATCGTCAGACGCATCTTCGGAAGATGAAAGCAAAGAAGAAAGCTCACAGGAGGAATCCAAGGACTTGGAAGCAAACTATACAAAGTACACCCTTGACGGCGACCTTACTCAGCATATGATAGATATGTCACGTCTTAACGAGGGCAACAAGGTAAGACTTGCAAACGTAATAAAGAAACTGAAAAACGGTGAAGAAGTAACAGTAGGCTTCATCGGCGGTTCTATCACACAGGGTACAAGTGCCGGCAACGATCTTTGCTACGCAAAGCTCACGGCTGACTGGTTACAGAAGACCTATTCGAATGCCAAGATCAATTATGTCAACGCAGGAATCGGCGCTACAGGCTCATATATAGGTGTACACAGAGTAGCAAATGATCTGCTCTCAAAGAAGCCCGACCTCGTATTCGTTGAATTTTCTGTAAACGATACTACAGAAAACACCGAGCGTAACAAGAAATCGTATGACGGTCTGCTCAGGACTATCTGGAAATCATCAACAAACCCTGCAATAATCACAATTGCAACTACTCAGGAAGACGGTACGAGCTTCCAGGATCAGCATGCAGAGATAGTAAAGCATTATGACCTGCCGATGATTTCATACAGAAACACGATTCTCGATACTATAAAGCATGGCGATATTGTATGGAAGGATATTTCGGACGATAATATTCACCCCAACGTACCCGGTCATAAGATAGTATCACAGCTTCTTCAGGCATATATTTCAGATGTTGACAAGGACGTTGACAACATAAGTGGCAGTGAGAGCGACTTCACAACTCCCGCAACAGATGCACCTATTGAAAACGGCTCGCTGATACAGCCTTCATCCGCAACAGATGTGACCGCAACAGGCGCATTCGGAAATTATGAGCAGCAGTTCGGCGGTTTTGACGGATTCTGGCTCTTCAAGGGTACAAGCGATGCGGATATAAGTGCAACCTCGCTTACATTCAAAGTAAACGCAAAATCTATAGGCATTCTTTACGACAAGTACACAAAGGCAGGCTGTACCGCTGATGTTTATATTGACGATGAGCTTGTCACTACTCTGAACGCCGATTTCACAGGCGGCTGGGGCAACTATGTCGAGTGTGCGGAGCTTAAGAGCTTTGACAGTGCAGGCGAACATACCGTAAAGATCGTACCTAAGGGTCTTGAAGGAAAAGCAAGCAAATTCGGTGTATCGGCACTCGCTATTGCATAA
- a CDS encoding lipase, producing the protein MTNRKIVSPSDMAFSYMGRIDFSKPDSPLFIYAGSMVSTKFTGTSVGMMIFPHLIYKVTWIGVIVDGIQYKFDLNHSDTPVYIPIIDGLDEGEHTVTIYKRTAGSHHYFNFCGLMIDENAEVRPENHEYDMNIEVYGDSVSSGEVVEAVNYCEHTDPAHISQFDNSWFAYSLQLARKLNARINCNAQGGISLINGAGYFDNYIGMETVYKQMGYEPHFELTEWDFSRYTPDYVIIALGQNDANPDPKRIYEKEYREKWKSVYKNMVLDLNEKYGGKARFIVITTVLMHEPTWDDALDEIVNELAMDNVKRFKFRRNGAATPGHPRIPEQTEMADELFGFITGWES; encoded by the coding sequence ATGACGAACAGAAAGATTGTAAGCCCGTCCGACATGGCGTTCTCATACATGGGGAGAATTGACTTTTCAAAACCGGACAGCCCGTTGTTCATTTACGCAGGCAGTATGGTCAGCACAAAGTTTACCGGCACTTCGGTAGGTATGATGATTTTTCCGCACCTTATATATAAGGTTACCTGGATAGGCGTTATCGTTGACGGCATTCAGTACAAGTTCGACCTCAACCATTCTGACACTCCGGTATATATACCGATAATCGACGGACTTGACGAGGGAGAGCATACCGTTACTATATATAAAAGAACAGCAGGCTCACATCATTATTTCAACTTCTGTGGACTTATGATAGATGAGAATGCGGAGGTAAGACCGGAAAACCATGAATATGATATGAATATCGAGGTTTACGGCGACAGCGTTTCCTCAGGCGAGGTAGTAGAGGCTGTAAACTATTGCGAGCATACAGACCCCGCACATATCAGTCAGTTCGACAACAGCTGGTTTGCATATTCTCTCCAGCTTGCAAGAAAGCTGAACGCCCGTATCAACTGCAACGCACAGGGCGGAATTTCGCTCATCAACGGCGCAGGATATTTTGATAATTATATCGGTATGGAAACCGTTTATAAGCAGATGGGCTATGAGCCTCACTTTGAGCTTACCGAATGGGATTTTTCACGCTACACTCCCGATTATGTTATAATCGCACTGGGTCAGAATGACGCAAACCCCGACCCTAAGCGTATTTACGAAAAAGAATACCGTGAAAAGTGGAAAAGCGTATATAAGAATATGGTGCTTGACCTTAACGAAAAATACGGCGGCAAGGCAAGATTTATCGTTATAACCACTGTACTTATGCACGAGCCCACATGGGACGATGCCCTTGACGAAATAGTAAACGAGCTTGCAATGGACAATGTAAAACGATTCAAATTCAGAAGAAACGGTGCGGCAACGCCCGGACATCCCCGTATCCCCGAGCAGACAGAGATGGCTGATGAACTGTTCGGCTTTATAACCGGATGGGAAAGCTGA
- the glgB gene encoding 1,4-alpha-glucan branching protein GlgB, with protein sequence MAINVPKEYEVPLYLFHQGKNAEAYKLFGSHFAKKDGVSGVVFRVWAPKAADVSVVGDFNHWNREESYMKKISDGGIWELFIPGLKKFDNYKYSIKTERGQIKLKADPYGYHMETRPNTASKVYDISGYNWKDSKWMDEKKTKDVYRSPMNIYEVHLNSWFTKTDEEELFSYMQLAEKLVPYVKEMGYTHIEMMPIAEFPFDGSWGYQQIGYYAPTSRFGTPSDFMEFVDYCHTHGVGVILDWVPAHFPKDAAGLYEFDGDYCYEYSDPNKREHYNWGTRVFDWGKPEVQSFLISNANYWLSEYHIDGLRVDAVASMLYLDYDRQGGAWTPNKNGGNENLEAVDFLQNLNSCLFSRHPGLLMIAEESTAWPMVTKPVDIGGLGFNFKWNMGWMNDMLSYMSMSPEYRQYNHDKLTFSFYYAFSENYILPISHDEVVYGKCSMLDKMSGPREKRFASLRTFLAYMTAHPGKKLMFMGQEFAQFKEWNYKTGLDWDILKFPEHSQYQSFVKAMNKFYLDNKPLWEIDYDWSGFSWISNDDNKNSVIVFRRIASNGDELIAVCNFLPTEHEQYSFGVPYYADYKEVFTTDDKKFGGDSDGNASYTAQCEGMHGLEYSITMKIPAMSAVFLKPVNKRSPESDKPKPKKAEKPAKTAEKKAETQAQKTAQKTAAKPGASAKKPTAKKANTANRKKNGKAKK encoded by the coding sequence ATGGCTATTAATGTGCCTAAGGAATATGAAGTTCCCCTTTATCTTTTCCATCAGGGAAAGAATGCCGAAGCATATAAGCTGTTCGGCTCTCATTTTGCGAAAAAAGACGGCGTGAGCGGTGTTGTTTTCAGAGTATGGGCACCAAAGGCTGCTGATGTCAGCGTCGTAGGCGATTTCAATCACTGGAACCGTGAAGAAAGCTATATGAAAAAAATCAGCGACGGCGGTATCTGGGAGCTTTTTATCCCCGGACTCAAGAAGTTTGATAATTACAAATACAGCATAAAGACCGAAAGAGGACAGATAAAGCTGAAGGCCGATCCCTACGGCTACCATATGGAAACACGTCCAAATACCGCATCAAAGGTGTATGATATTTCCGGCTACAACTGGAAAGATTCAAAGTGGATGGACGAGAAGAAGACGAAGGACGTATACCGTTCTCCTATGAATATATACGAGGTACACCTCAACTCGTGGTTTACAAAGACCGATGAGGAGGAGCTGTTCAGCTATATGCAGCTTGCGGAAAAGCTCGTTCCTTATGTTAAGGAAATGGGTTATACCCATATCGAGATGATGCCTATAGCCGAGTTCCCGTTTGACGGTTCGTGGGGATACCAGCAGATAGGTTATTACGCTCCCACATCACGTTTCGGCACTCCCTCTGATTTTATGGAATTTGTAGATTACTGCCACACTCACGGAGTAGGCGTGATACTCGACTGGGTACCGGCACATTTCCCCAAGGATGCGGCAGGACTTTACGAGTTTGACGGCGATTACTGCTACGAATATTCCGACCCCAACAAGCGTGAGCATTATAACTGGGGTACAAGAGTTTTCGACTGGGGCAAGCCCGAGGTGCAGTCGTTCCTTATTTCAAACGCTAACTACTGGCTTTCCGAATATCATATAGACGGTCTGCGTGTCGATGCGGTAGCTTCTATGCTTTACCTTGACTATGACAGGCAGGGCGGTGCGTGGACGCCCAACAAGAACGGCGGAAACGAGAATCTTGAGGCTGTCGATTTCCTTCAGAACCTCAACTCCTGCCTTTTCTCACGGCACCCCGGACTTCTGATGATAGCGGAAGAATCGACCGCATGGCCTATGGTTACAAAGCCTGTCGATATAGGCGGTCTTGGCTTCAACTTCAAGTGGAATATGGGCTGGATGAACGATATGCTTTCGTATATGTCAATGAGCCCCGAGTACAGACAGTACAACCATGACAAGCTGACCTTCTCGTTCTATTACGCATTCTCCGAAAACTACATACTGCCGATCTCACACGATGAGGTGGTTTACGGCAAGTGTTCAATGCTCGACAAGATGAGCGGACCGAGAGAAAAGCGTTTTGCTTCTCTCAGAACGTTCCTTGCATATATGACAGCACACCCCGGTAAGAAGCTGATGTTCATGGGTCAGGAATTCGCACAGTTCAAGGAATGGAATTACAAGACAGGTCTTGACTGGGATATTCTGAAATTCCCCGAGCATTCACAGTATCAGTCGTTCGTAAAGGCTATGAACAAGTTCTATCTCGATAACAAGCCCTTATGGGAGATTGATTATGACTGGAGCGGCTTCAGCTGGATATCAAATGATGACAACAAGAACAGCGTCATAGTATTCAGACGTATTGCATCAAACGGTGACGAGCTTATCGCAGTATGCAACTTCCTTCCGACAGAACACGAGCAGTACAGCTTCGGCGTTCCTTACTATGCCGATTATAAGGAAGTGTTCACGACAGACGATAAGAAGTTCGGCGGCGACAGCGACGGAAACGCTTCATACACCGCACAGTGCGAGGGTATGCACGGACTCGAGTATTCAATAACAATGAAGATACCCGCAATGTCCGCAGTATTCCTCAAACCCGTCAACAAGCGCAGCCCCGAAAGCGACAAGCCAAAGCCCAAAAAGGCGGAAAAGCCTGCAAAAACCGCAGAGAAAAAGGCTGAAACGCAGGCGCAGAAAACGGCACAGAAAACCGCCGCAAAGCCCGGAGCTTCCGCAAAGAAACCGACGGCAAAGAAAGCAAATACGGCGAACCGTAAGAAAAACGGCAAAGCTAAGAAATAA
- a CDS encoding glucose-1-phosphate adenylyltransferase, with protein MKHVKKECVAMLLAGGQGSRLYALTKDMAKPAVPYGGKYRIIDFPLSNCVNSGIDTVGILTQYQPLVLNEYIGNGHPWGLDRVHGGVHVLPPYESSLGKSWYEGTANAIYQNISFIDRYNPDYVAILSGDHIYKMNYNKMLEFHKSHNADATIAVLEVPWEEAPRFGIMSADENDVIYEFAEKPAQPKSNLASMGVYIFSWQNLKKHLIANENDEGASKDFGKNIIPAMLAEGNKLVAYHFDGYWKDVGTIDSLWEANMDLLDPNVPLDLHDSRWRIYSRNPVMPPHYASPESVIQNSLISEGCNIEGHIDFSVLFAGVTIEPGAVVRDSIIMPNTTIKKGAVVEYAIVGEDCVIGENVKVGERPESIEDKDTWGVAVIGHGVTVSDNAEIKPKAMISADV; from the coding sequence ATGAAACATGTAAAAAAGGAATGCGTGGCAATGTTGCTCGCAGGCGGTCAGGGTAGCAGACTTTACGCTCTGACAAAGGATATGGCAAAGCCTGCCGTTCCTTACGGCGGCAAATACAGGATCATTGATTTCCCGCTTTCAAACTGCGTAAACAGCGGTATTGACACAGTAGGCATACTTACACAGTATCAGCCTCTGGTGCTTAATGAATATATCGGCAACGGTCACCCCTGGGGACTTGACAGAGTTCACGGCGGCGTTCATGTACTGCCCCCTTATGAATCGTCATTGGGCAAGTCGTGGTATGAGGGTACGGCAAACGCTATTTACCAGAATATCAGCTTTATCGACAGATACAACCCCGACTACGTTGCAATACTTTCGGGCGACCACATCTACAAGATGAACTATAACAAGATGCTCGAATTTCACAAGTCGCACAATGCAGACGCTACTATAGCCGTTCTTGAAGTGCCGTGGGAGGAAGCACCCCGTTTCGGCATAATGAGTGCAGACGAGAACGATGTGATTTACGAATTTGCGGAGAAGCCCGCACAGCCTAAATCAAACCTTGCCTCAATGGGCGTTTACATATTCTCGTGGCAGAATCTGAAAAAGCACCTTATCGCCAACGAAAATGACGAGGGCGCAAGCAAGGACTTCGGTAAGAATATTATCCCTGCAATGCTGGCAGAGGGCAACAAGCTTGTTGCTTATCACTTTGACGGCTACTGGAAGGATGTCGGAACTATCGACAGCCTGTGGGAAGCAAATATGGATCTTCTTGATCCCAACGTTCCTCTGGATCTTCACGATTCAAGATGGAGAATTTATTCGAGAAACCCCGTAATGCCTCCTCATTACGCAAGCCCCGAGAGCGTTATCCAGAACTCTCTTATTTCTGAGGGCTGCAACATTGAAGGTCATATCGACTTCTCGGTGCTGTTCGCGGGTGTAACCATCGAACCCGGTGCAGTCGTGCGTGACAGTATCATAATGCCGAACACCACGATAAAGAAGGGTGCGGTAGTTGAATATGCTATTGTCGGTGAGGATTGCGTAATAGGTGAAAACGTCAAGGTCGGAGAAAGACCCGAGTCTATCGAGGATAAAGATACATGGGGTGTTGCAGTAATCGGACACGGCGTAACAGTAAGCGACAATGCGGAGATCAAGCCCAAGGCAATGATCTCGGCTGATGTGTGA
- the glgD gene encoding glucose-1-phosphate adenylyltransferase subunit GlgD translates to MCEREEKTEMANMANVLGLIFANMHEQSVADLTKQRTLASVPFGGRYRMIDFPLSNMVNSDIDNVGIITKDNYLSLMDHLGSGDEWDLSRKTGGMHLLPPYGNSNALYRGRLEAMAQVKPFIESSNAEYVLLSDADVVANIDYRPIIDFHEKNGADITVVYGRGTFTTEQTMTKTVLAVNADNVVYDVLIRPEISGEHNVSLNMFVVSKDFLLNEIRDAESRNLYSFEIDVLQKKLHEIKVLGYKFDKPFAQIDSMDTYFKTNMKLVDKSLRDHLFMSDAPIYTKVRDDAPAKYGIDADVKNSLVADGCVIEGTVENCVLFRGVKIEKGAKVKNCILMQDTTVGAKAEMNFVITDKNVTISEYRSLAGTETYPVFVNKGATV, encoded by the coding sequence ATGTGTGAACGGGAGGAGAAAACAGAAATGGCTAATATGGCAAATGTACTCGGTCTGATTTTCGCTAATATGCACGAGCAGAGCGTAGCCGATCTTACAAAACAGCGCACACTTGCAAGCGTGCCCTTCGGCGGCAGATACAGAATGATAGATTTCCCGCTGTCAAATATGGTAAACAGCGATATTGACAACGTTGGCATCATCACAAAGGATAACTACTTATCGCTTATGGATCACTTAGGATCGGGTGATGAATGGGATCTTTCAAGAAAAACAGGCGGTATGCACCTGCTTCCCCCTTACGGAAACAGCAATGCTCTTTACAGAGGCAGACTTGAGGCTATGGCTCAGGTAAAGCCCTTTATCGAAAGCTCAAACGCAGAATATGTACTGCTTTCAGACGCAGATGTAGTGGCAAATATCGACTACAGACCGATAATTGATTTCCACGAGAAAAACGGCGCAGACATTACTGTTGTATACGGCAGAGGAACATTCACAACAGAGCAGACAATGACAAAGACCGTACTTGCAGTCAATGCAGACAATGTTGTATATGATGTTCTTATCCGCCCTGAGATCAGCGGCGAACACAATGTCAGCCTTAATATGTTCGTTGTAAGCAAGGATTTCCTGCTCAACGAGATTCGTGATGCTGAAAGCCGTAACCTCTACAGCTTCGAGATAGACGTACTGCAGAAGAAGCTCCACGAGATAAAGGTACTCGGCTACAAGTTCGACAAGCCCTTCGCACAGATTGACAGTATGGATACATACTTCAAAACAAATATGAAACTTGTTGACAAGAGCCTGCGTGATCACCTCTTTATGAGCGACGCTCCTATCTATACAAAGGTAAGAGATGATGCCCCTGCAAAGTACGGCATTGACGCAGATGTCAAGAATTCTCTTGTTGCCGACGGTTGCGTTATCGAGGGTACGGTTGAGAACTGTGTTCTGTTCAGAGGCGTAAAGATTGAAAAGGGCGCAAAGGTCAAGAACTGCATACTTATGCAGGATACGACAGTAGGTGCAAAGGCTGAGATGAACTTCGTCATCACAGATAAGAACGTTACTATCAGCGAGTACCGTTCGCTTGCAGGAACAGAAACATATCCCGTATTTGTAAATAAGGGCGCAACGGTTTAA
- a CDS encoding P-loop NTPase, with product MNFRKINIITGHYGSGKTNVSVNMALDLAEKGEKVTVVDLDIVNPYFRTADFKELFGEHNISLTVPTYANSNLDIPALGFDMNGIADREGYIIIDVGGDDEGAKALGRYRKVFEKYDTQMLYVINRCRYLTKEPAEALQLMYEIENASGMKCDGIINNTNLGRETDRDIVLGSVAYADEVCREAGLPLVAVTAEAGYLDGIDKAYPVNIYVKKLWEEFGDEAEK from the coding sequence ATGAATTTCAGAAAAATTAATATAATTACCGGTCATTACGGCTCGGGTAAAACAAATGTATCCGTCAATATGGCGCTTGATCTTGCAGAAAAAGGCGAGAAGGTAACCGTTGTCGATCTCGATATAGTAAACCCCTATTTCAGAACAGCCGATTTCAAGGAGCTGTTCGGGGAGCATAATATCAGCCTTACCGTTCCGACCTATGCAAACTCAAACCTTGACATACCCGCTCTCGGCTTTGATATGAACGGTATCGCTGACAGGGAAGGCTATATTATTATCGACGTGGGCGGCGATGACGAGGGAGCGAAGGCTCTTGGCAGATACAGAAAAGTATTTGAAAAGTACGACACGCAGATGCTGTACGTTATCAATCGTTGCAGGTATCTCACAAAAGAACCTGCAGAGGCTTTACAGCTTATGTATGAGATTGAGAACGCATCGGGTATGAAGTGTGACGGAATAATCAACAACACGAATCTCGGTCGGGAAACCGACAGGGATATAGTTCTCGGCTCGGTCGCTTATGCGGATGAGGTGTGCCGTGAGGCAGGACTTCCGCTTGTGGCTGTAACTGCCGAGGCAGGCTATCTTGACGGTATAGACAAAGCATATCCCGTAAATATATATGTCAAGAAGCTGTGGGAAGAATTCGGCGATGAAGCCGAAAAATAA
- a CDS encoding 4Fe-4S dicluster domain-containing protein produces the protein MAKMKVDFDRCKGCGLCTTACPKKIVALQTEKLNKKGYYTAVCTDDDACIACALCAMMCPDCAITVGGDDNG, from the coding sequence ATGGCAAAAATGAAAGTGGATTTTGACCGCTGTAAAGGCTGCGGACTGTGCACAACAGCCTGTCCGAAGAAAATAGTCGCTTTACAGACGGAAAAGCTCAACAAGAAGGGCTACTACACAGCCGTATGTACAGATGACGATGCTTGCATCGCCTGTGCATTGTGTGCTATGATGTGCCCTGACTGCGCTATCACTGTAGGAGGTGACGACAATGGCTGA
- a CDS encoding 3-methyl-2-oxobutanoate dehydrogenase subunit VorB, translating into MAEKSLMKGNEALAEAAIRAGCKCFFGYPITPQTEISAYLSKRMPKVGGVFLQAESEVAAINMVYGCAGSGIRCMTSSSSPGISLKTEGISYIAGSDLPCVIIDVQRGGPGLGGIQPSQADYWQITHALGHGDFHAIVFAPASVQEMVDTVTKAFDLADEYRMPAVILADGLLGQMMEPVAFEDTEIKMSDASKKPWAACGHGNKRKHNIINSLYLKPDQLEDNVRERFERYEDLKAKHTEAVSDYCEDADTVVVAYGSTARLAKSAVEAARKEGLKVGIVRPITLWPYPAKEIAEACKNAKNVLCVEMSMGQMVDDVKIALNCSKPVEFYGRTGGVIPKPAEVLAKLREMGGKN; encoded by the coding sequence ATGGCTGAAAAGAGTCTTATGAAAGGTAACGAAGCGCTTGCAGAAGCCGCTATAAGAGCCGGCTGTAAATGCTTTTTCGGTTACCCTATAACACCTCAGACGGAAATTTCGGCATATCTGTCAAAGAGAATGCCCAAGGTAGGCGGCGTATTTTTACAGGCAGAGTCGGAGGTTGCGGCTATAAATATGGTTTACGGCTGCGCAGGCTCCGGTATCAGATGTATGACATCTTCATCCTCTCCCGGAATTTCGCTTAAAACAGAGGGTATAAGCTACATTGCAGGCTCTGATTTACCCTGCGTTATCATTGACGTACAAAGAGGCGGTCCCGGTCTTGGCGGTATCCAGCCGTCACAGGCGGATTACTGGCAGATAACACACGCACTCGGTCACGGCGACTTCCACGCTATCGTATTCGCACCTGCGTCTGTGCAGGAGATGGTGGATACGGTAACTAAGGCTTTCGACCTTGCCGACGAGTACAGAATGCCTGCCGTTATATTGGCAGACGGACTTCTCGGTCAGATGATGGAGCCTGTTGCCTTTGAGGATACCGAGATAAAGATGTCCGATGCGTCAAAGAAGCCGTGGGCTGCCTGCGGTCACGGCAACAAGAGAAAGCACAACATAATCAACTCTCTTTATTTAAAGCCCGATCAGCTTGAGGATAATGTCAGAGAAAGATTTGAAAGATATGAAGATCTGAAGGCAAAGCATACGGAGGCTGTCAGCGACTACTGTGAGGATGCAGATACTGTTGTTGTGGCTTACGGCTCGACCGCAAGACTTGCAAAATCGGCAGTCGAAGCGGCAAGAAAAGAGGGACTTAAGGTCGGCATAGTAAGACCGATAACTCTCTGGCCTTATCCTGCAAAGGAAATTGCCGAAGCGTGCAAGAATGCGAAGAATGTTCTTTGCGTGGAGATGTCTATGGGTCAGATGGTTGACGATGTAAAGATTGCTCTCAACTGCTCAAAGCCTGTCGAGTTCTACGGAAGGACAGGCGGTGTTATCCCGAAGCCTGCAGAAGTACTTGCAAAGTTAAGAGAAATGGGAGGTAAAAACTAA
- a CDS encoding thiamine pyrophosphate-dependent enzyme — MPEFKRPHALADVTTHYCPGCTHGIVHRLVAEVIDEMGIEGETIGVCPVGCSVMAYDYFECDMLEASHGRAPAVATGIKRANPDKFVFTYQGDGDLAAIGTAEIVHAATRGENITVIFINNTTYGMTGGQMAPTTLPGQITQTTPYGRNPDVEGFPVRVCEMLSTLSGVALAERVTVIDPKNINIAKKAIRKGFEFQKNKQGFSIIEVLSTCPTNWGKTPIEALDRVRTEMIPYYPLGVFKEGAIR, encoded by the coding sequence ATGCCTGAATTTAAAAGACCTCACGCTCTGGCAGACGTGACCACCCACTATTGCCCCGGCTGTACTCACGGTATAGTACACAGACTTGTAGCCGAAGTAATTGACGAAATGGGTATCGAGGGCGAAACTATCGGTGTTTGTCCTGTCGGATGCTCGGTTATGGCTTATGATTATTTTGAATGCGATATGCTTGAAGCTTCGCACGGACGTGCTCCTGCCGTAGCTACAGGTATCAAGAGAGCTAACCCCGATAAGTTCGTATTTACATATCAGGGTGACGGCGACCTTGCGGCTATCGGTACGGCTGAGATTGTTCACGCCGCTACAAGAGGCGAAAATATCACAGTTATATTTATCAACAACACGACCTACGGTATGACAGGCGGTCAGATGGCACCTACGACACTTCCCGGTCAGATAACGCAGACGACCCCCTACGGCAGAAATCCCGATGTTGAGGGCTTCCCCGTAAGAGTGTGCGAAATGCTGTCTACGCTCAGCGGTGTTGCGCTTGCCGAGCGTGTAACGGTTATCGACCCCAAGAATATAAACATTGCCAAAAAGGCAATCAGAAAGGGATTTGAGTTCCAGAAGAACAAGCAGGGCTTCTCTATAATCGAGGTTCTTTCTACTTGTCCTACAAACTGGGGCAAAACTCCGATAGAGGCACTTGACAGAGTCCGCACAGAGATGATTCCTTACTATCCTTTAGGTGTATTCAAGGAGGGTGCGATAAGATGA